In the genome of Sinorhizobium chiapasense, the window GAGCTGGACGTCGAGGTCGAAACGCCGGAATGGGGCCGCATCAAGCTCGATCTCTGCTTCGGCGGTATTTTCTATGCGCTGGTCGATGTCCGGCAGATCGGTACGACGATCGAAAAGGCGAATGCGCGGCGGATTGTCGAGGCGGGTATGCTGCTCAAGGATCTCGTCAACCGCACGATCCCGGTCGTCCATCCGGAGATCCCCGAAATCAGCGGCGTTGCCTACGTGATGTTCCGCGACACCGAGGCGGATGGCACGGTCCGCACCTGCACGACGATGTGGCCGGGCCGCGTCGATCGCTCGCCTTGCGGCACCGGCAGTTCGGCGAACCTTGCGACGCTTCACGCGCGCGGCCACGTGAAGCCCGGCGATGCGCTCAAATCCCGGTCGATCATCGGCTCGGAGTTTGAGGTGGGGCTTGAAGGCGTGACGACGGTCGCCGGCAGGAAGGCCATCATTCCGACCATTTCCGGTCGCGGCTGGACGTTCGGCCTGCATCAGGTGGCACTCGATCCGTTCGATCCGCTCGCCGAAGGTTTTGCGCTGACCGATACCTGGGGGCCGCAGGCGGGCGAGATCCATTGAGACCCGATCGCGCGGCGGCCATTATCCCTCCGCGCAGAGATGGTGTCTTCATTCGGGTCGGTCCATCTTTGCCAGCATGGCCGTTTGAAA includes:
- a CDS encoding proline racemase family protein, with amino-acid sequence MRWKRTIQLLDVHCEGEIGKVAIGGVPKIPGNSIAEQLNHINTVDDSLRRFLCLEPRSGSIGSVNLLVPPKRPEADAGFIILQADQAHAMSGSNSICVTTALLESGMIEMKEPETVVMLDTAAGLVKATATCRDGRCERVKLTMVPSFVQELDVEVETPEWGRIKLDLCFGGIFYALVDVRQIGTTIEKANARRIVEAGMLLKDLVNRTIPVVHPEIPEISGVAYVMFRDTEADGTVRTCTTMWPGRVDRSPCGTGSSANLATLHARGHVKPGDALKSRSIIGSEFEVGLEGVTTVAGRKAIIPTISGRGWTFGLHQVALDPFDPLAEGFALTDTWGPQAGEIH